A window from Citrus sinensis cultivar Valencia sweet orange chromosome 5, DVS_A1.0, whole genome shotgun sequence encodes these proteins:
- the LOC102608788 gene encoding uncharacterized protein LOC102608788, whose protein sequence is MDLAELWAIFGPGVAGAVFGAGWWFWIDAVVCSSVKVPFVHYLPGIFASLAALMFNCVRKEDIDYSPYEEGEWRLKLWLFLAYVVSFVSLAASVGLLIQDSLVKTGPSAWTGTAGVLQCVFVLISGLIYWTSHSE, encoded by the exons ATGGATTTAGCGGAGCTTTGGGCAATATTCGGACCCGGCGTGGCTGGAGCCGTATTTGGAGCCGGCTGGTGGTTCTGGATCGACGCCGTCGTTTGCAGCTCTGTCAAAGTCCCCTTCGTCCACTACCTCCCTG GTATTTTTGCGTCTCTTGCGGCTTTGATGTTCAATTGCGTGCGGAAAGAAGACATCGATTATTCTCCTTACGAAGAAGGCGAGTGGAG ATTGAAGCTCTGGCTTTTCTTGGCTTATGTTGTATCCTTTGTTTCTCTAGCGGCATCAGTTGGTCTGTTGATACAAGATTCACTAGTGAAAACTGGTCCATCAGCGTGGACTGGAACTGCAGGTGTCTTGCagtgtgtgtttgtgttgaTCAG TGGGCTGATTTATTGGACTTCACATTCGGAATGA